DNA sequence from the bacterium genome:
ATTCCAGCCACTACTTTTGAGCATCACGCGAGCAAGCCTTACCACGGAGAGCTTTATCTCGGCAGCTTCTTTCCAGGAGACTGTAAGGGTTCTTACACAAGCTGTTGTTGCTGGAAAGATAGATTATCTGCGTGGGCTCAAAGAAAACATAATTATAGGCAGACTTATTCCAGCAGGAACCGGATTCAGGAAATACGCGAAGATACGACCTGATACGAAACCATTGGACGAGTCCGAAGAGCGCGACTTCATGGAAAAGCACTTCGTTATTGTGACACCTGAGGAAATAGAAGAAAGGCATCAACTCCCTATAGAGCAGTGATTTTTACTTGCGAGCAGGGCTTTTATAGGTAAATTTGGGAACTGATATAAATTTTGGAAAATAAAATTTTGGAGGAGAAAGATTATGCCAACGATAAATCAATTAGTTAGATCGCCAAGGAAGAAGGTAACGAAGAAGTCTAAGTCGCCGGCACTTCAGGGTTGTCCCCAGAAGCGAGGCGTTTGCATAAGGGTTTATACCATGACGCCCAAAAAGCCTAATTCCGCGCTAAGAAAGATAGCGCGAGTAAGACTTACGAATGGTATAGAAGTTACGGCTTACATTCCTGGCGAGGGACACAACCTTCAGGAACACTCCATAGTTCTCGTTAGAGGCGGGAGAGTCAAGGATTTGCC
Encoded proteins:
- a CDS encoding 30S ribosomal protein S12, with the protein product MPTINQLVRSPRKKVTKKSKSPALQGCPQKRGVCIRVYTMTPKKPNSALRKIARVRLTNGIEVTAYIPGEGHNLQEHSIVLVRGGRVKDLPGVRYHIIRGALDASGVEGRRKARSKYGTKKPKK